The proteins below are encoded in one region of Fibrella aestuarina BUZ 2:
- a CDS encoding glutamine synthetase family protein encodes MDATQLLAYLDEHDIPAIKFAFADIDGILRGKLISRDKFRAGLVDGYGFCDVVFGWDSQDAAYDNGTVTGWHSGYPDRPVRIDLGTFRRIPWQTESAADQPFFLADFSHPTDATRDLPACPRSLMKRIAAQAEQMGYRAEMAQEFEWFNFRETPQSLQQKGFRDLEPLTPGMFGYSILRPSLENAFYNDLFEALGRFGIPLEGLHTETGPGVYEAAIHHDTALAAADKAVLFKTAVKEIAYRHSLVATFMAKLSADLPGCSGHIHQSLWSAEGANLFYETDAPDRLSTLARQYIAGQLYCLPHVLPMYAPTINSYKRLVEGAWAPTTLTWGFDNRTVAMRVLNHAEAYTRVEMRVPGADSNPYLAMGAALASGLYGIRHGLTLGVPATTGNGYLNEQNGRLAPSLREATYLMRDSPVAAELFGADFVAHFCQTRDWEHRQYARHVSDWELKRYFEII; translated from the coding sequence ATGGACGCTACGCAACTGCTCGCCTATCTGGATGAACACGACATTCCTGCCATCAAATTTGCCTTCGCCGATATCGACGGTATCCTGCGCGGCAAGCTGATCAGTCGCGATAAGTTCCGGGCAGGGCTGGTTGATGGCTACGGCTTTTGCGATGTGGTCTTTGGGTGGGACAGTCAGGATGCGGCTTATGACAACGGAACCGTCACGGGCTGGCACAGCGGTTATCCCGACCGACCCGTCCGTATCGATCTGGGTACGTTCCGGCGAATTCCGTGGCAGACCGAATCGGCGGCCGACCAGCCATTTTTTTTGGCCGATTTCAGCCACCCGACTGATGCTACCCGCGATCTGCCTGCCTGCCCGCGCTCGCTGATGAAACGCATCGCGGCGCAGGCCGAGCAAATGGGCTACCGAGCCGAGATGGCGCAGGAGTTTGAATGGTTCAACTTCCGCGAAACACCACAAAGTCTGCAACAGAAGGGCTTCCGTGACCTGGAACCGCTGACGCCGGGGATGTTTGGTTACTCGATCCTGCGCCCCTCGCTCGAAAACGCCTTTTACAATGACCTCTTCGAGGCGCTAGGTCGGTTTGGCATTCCGCTCGAAGGCCTGCACACTGAAACGGGGCCGGGCGTGTATGAGGCCGCCATCCACCACGACACCGCGCTGGCAGCCGCTGATAAAGCCGTGCTGTTCAAAACGGCAGTAAAAGAAATTGCCTACCGCCACAGCCTTGTCGCCACATTCATGGCCAAACTGAGCGCCGATTTGCCGGGCTGTAGTGGCCACATTCACCAGAGCCTATGGTCGGCCGAAGGCGCCAATCTCTTCTATGAGACCGACGCGCCGGATCGCCTTAGCACCTTAGCCCGGCAATACATCGCGGGTCAGCTGTACTGCCTGCCGCACGTGTTGCCCATGTATGCGCCCACCATCAACAGCTACAAACGGCTGGTGGAGGGGGCCTGGGCACCGACAACACTCACCTGGGGTTTTGATAACCGCACCGTGGCCATGCGGGTGCTGAACCATGCCGAAGCCTACACCCGCGTGGAAATGCGCGTACCGGGTGCCGACTCAAACCCCTATCTGGCAATGGGAGCCGCGCTGGCTTCGGGCCTCTACGGTATCCGGCACGGGCTGACGCTCGGGGTGCCGGCCACCACGGGCAACGGTTATTTAAACGAGCAAAATGGGCGGCTGGCCCCCAGCCTGCGCGAGGCAACGTACCTGATGCGCGATTCGCCCGTAGCGGCCGAACTCTTCGGAGCCGACTTTGTCGCCCATTTTTGCCAAACCCGCGACTGGGAACACCGCCAGTATGCCCGGCACGTGAGTGACTGGGAATTAAAGCGGTATTTTGAAATCATATGA
- a CDS encoding TIGR01459 family HAD-type hydrolase, whose product MTPFATLIEQYKAIFFDAYGVLKNAHGLIPGIDGTIDALIAADKPFYVLTNDASRSPDQLADSYARLGLPTITADRIVSSGMLAREYLQLKVNHGTVAYLGTDTSAHYIENADLHALPIRAVNLDDAADITALVLLDDEGFDWNTDLNKTINLLRRRNIPVIVANTDATYPVRGQQVAVAIGAVADMLERIVGKQFIRFGKPDAQLFMFAYDLLREKMPISKNEILMVGDTLKSDILGGNKFGFDTALVLTGNTPVEDVDLRIKATGIIPTYVCESAAV is encoded by the coding sequence ATGACTCCTTTTGCCACCCTGATTGAGCAGTACAAAGCCATTTTCTTCGATGCGTATGGCGTGCTGAAAAATGCCCACGGGCTGATTCCCGGCATCGACGGCACCATCGACGCGCTGATTGCCGCCGATAAGCCGTTCTACGTGCTGACCAACGACGCCTCACGCAGCCCCGACCAACTGGCCGATTCGTATGCCCGGCTGGGGCTGCCCACCATCACCGCCGACCGGATTGTGTCGTCGGGGATGCTGGCGCGGGAGTACCTGCAATTGAAAGTCAATCACGGTACGGTAGCGTACCTGGGCACCGACACCTCGGCCCACTACATCGAAAACGCAGATCTGCACGCCCTGCCTATCCGCGCCGTAAACCTCGATGATGCTGCTGACATCACGGCACTCGTGCTGCTCGACGACGAGGGATTTGACTGGAATACCGATCTCAACAAAACGATCAACCTGCTACGGCGGCGCAATATTCCGGTCATCGTGGCCAATACCGACGCGACGTACCCAGTCCGTGGGCAGCAGGTAGCCGTGGCGATTGGGGCCGTGGCCGATATGCTCGAACGTATTGTGGGTAAGCAGTTTATCCGGTTCGGTAAGCCGGATGCCCAACTGTTTATGTTTGCCTATGATCTCTTGCGGGAAAAAATGCCCATCAGCAAAAACGAGATTCTGATGGTGGGGGATACCCTCAAAAGCGACATTCTGGGTGGTAATAAATTTGGCTTCGATACCGCGCTCGTCCTGACGGGCAACACCCCCGTTGAAGATGTCGATCTGCGCATTAAAGCAACCGGCATCATACCCACCTACGTCTGCGAATCGGCGGCCGTGTAG
- a CDS encoding VIT1/CCC1 transporter family protein has translation MNDTGHLHHHEEHLESSDMISDIVIGMSDGLTVPFALAAGLSGAVASSSLVVTAGIAEIVAGSIAMGLGGYLAGRTEADHYESERRREVREVETVPEREKQEVRDVFAEMGLSPALQDAITDELVKDKTRWVDFMMKYELNLDEPDPNRATKSALTIGLSYVVGGLVPLVPYFLVDAPQKALLYSCVVTLICLFVFGYFKSKVTGQPPISGALKVMLIGALAAAAAFGIARLVGG, from the coding sequence ATGAACGATACCGGACACCTGCATCACCACGAAGAGCACCTCGAAAGCTCTGATATGATTTCGGACATCGTCATCGGGATGTCGGACGGCCTGACCGTTCCCTTTGCGTTGGCGGCGGGCCTGAGTGGGGCCGTCGCCAGTTCGTCGCTCGTCGTGACGGCGGGCATCGCCGAGATCGTCGCCGGGTCGATCGCCATGGGGCTGGGTGGTTATCTGGCTGGCCGTACCGAAGCCGATCATTACGAATCGGAGCGGCGGCGCGAGGTGCGCGAGGTCGAAACCGTGCCCGAACGCGAAAAGCAGGAGGTGCGCGACGTATTTGCCGAGATGGGCCTGAGCCCTGCGCTTCAGGACGCGATCACCGACGAACTGGTGAAAGACAAAACCCGGTGGGTCGATTTCATGATGAAGTACGAACTGAACCTCGACGAACCCGACCCCAACCGCGCCACCAAAAGTGCCCTCACCATCGGCCTGTCGTACGTGGTAGGTGGGCTGGTACCGTTGGTGCCGTATTTTCTGGTCGACGCGCCGCAGAAGGCGCTGTTGTATTCGTGCGTCGTCACGCTCATCTGCCTGTTTGTGTTTGGCTATTTCAAAAGTAAAGTAACCGGGCAGCCACCCATTAGTGGCGCTCTCAAAGTCATGCTGATTGGAGCACTGGCCGCCGCCGCCGCCTTCGGCATCGCCCGGCTGGTTGGAGGCTGA
- a CDS encoding acyltransferase family protein, with protein sequence MQATQQPSITRSTRPHYPLLDGLRGVAAIAVLVFHFMELAEPDYTKNFIAHGYLAVDFFFCLSGFVVAYAYDGRLEQMGVGTFLKLRLIRLQPLVVVGSVIGLISFLVDPYRNFYQTMGFGKTVWLFVTSCLMIPNPVLPQRYNNIFHLNPPTWSLLWEYVASLVYALVLVKLANRWVWLLTGLAAIALCYTGVLFKNIGVGWSGETFIGGGARVAFSFLMGVLIYRSGWLIPTRLGFLPIAVLLLALLLVPFRDGLNLVTEPLVVIIGFPVLLAMGATTSLSARWQSICTWLGELSYPLYMVHYPFIWVLLSYMEVHKPTPTQLALIMPLMGLGLLVFAYGVLVYVDRPIRTYLTKRFVPQRKKAVQ encoded by the coding sequence TTGCAAGCTACTCAACAACCCTCCATAACCCGTTCAACCCGACCCCATTATCCGCTTCTGGATGGCCTGCGGGGCGTTGCGGCCATTGCCGTGCTGGTCTTCCATTTCATGGAACTGGCCGAGCCTGATTACACCAAAAATTTTATTGCACACGGCTATCTGGCGGTCGATTTCTTCTTTTGCCTGTCAGGCTTCGTTGTCGCCTACGCCTACGACGGCCGACTGGAACAGATGGGGGTGGGTACGTTCCTGAAGCTGAGGCTCATCCGGTTGCAGCCTCTGGTGGTGGTAGGCTCCGTGATCGGGCTCATCAGCTTCCTGGTTGACCCTTACCGAAACTTTTACCAGACAATGGGCTTCGGCAAAACGGTCTGGCTGTTTGTGACGTCTTGCCTGATGATCCCCAACCCGGTGCTGCCACAACGCTACAACAATATTTTTCACCTGAATCCGCCCACCTGGTCGCTGCTGTGGGAATACGTAGCCAGCTTGGTCTACGCGTTGGTGCTGGTCAAACTCGCCAACAGGTGGGTGTGGCTGCTGACGGGCCTGGCGGCGATTGCGCTGTGCTATACCGGTGTTCTGTTCAAGAACATAGGCGTGGGCTGGAGCGGCGAAACCTTCATCGGGGGCGGGGCGCGCGTGGCGTTTTCCTTCCTGATGGGGGTGCTGATCTATCGGTCTGGCTGGCTGATTCCTACGCGGCTGGGCTTTCTACCCATCGCGGTGTTGCTGCTGGCTTTGCTTCTGGTGCCGTTTCGGGATGGCCTCAATCTGGTCACCGAGCCGCTGGTGGTTATCATCGGCTTTCCGGTACTGCTAGCTATGGGGGCGACCACTTCGTTGTCAGCCCGCTGGCAATCGATTTGTACCTGGCTAGGCGAACTTTCCTATCCGCTTTACATGGTTCATTACCCATTTATCTGGGTGCTGTTGAGCTACATGGAGGTGCACAAACCAACGCCCACGCAATTGGCGCTCATCATGCCGCTGATGGGACTTGGCTTACTCGTCTTTGCGTATGGTGTGCTGGTTTACGTAGATCGACCCATCCGAACGTACCTGACAAAACGGTTTGTCCCTCAACGCAAAAAGGCGGTTCAGTAA
- a CDS encoding DUF1501 domain-containing protein — protein MNRRNFLATTASLALPIALNGFGINALARNSVLVRSLLGTNAAAADRTLVIININGGNDGLNMVIPVDQYSTYTSLRSNIAIPQSSVLPLAGNDTTGLHPAMTGLRDLYNDGKLTILHSVGYPNPDQSHQRSADIWMTGVSSNQYAETGWAGRYLDDRFPGYPDNYPSATMEDPLALQIGFLTSTTLLGPIQSMGVAINDPTSFYTLVGSSTNAPPDYLPCCDAGDKIAHVRQQQTLAVGYAGQIKAAFDAGTTRATYPTAGQNTLADQLKIVARLIHGGLKTKIYFVSISGFDTHSAQVDTTDNTIGAHATLLGKVSAGIKAFQDDLALQGIADKVIGMTFSEFGRRANSNNSKGTDHGMAAPMFVFGQSVQHPTIGVNPDLSNLIVGNDGSRNIPYQIDFRRVYSDILNDWFGAGIAKTNTLLFKTSPSVLDFPTVSLFSNLVETVKTGNWADRTVWSVGRKPLPSEYVRINAGHTLTVDAPFTVRSIRLDGTIRYTGPFTVRVTG, from the coding sequence ATGAACCGCCGTAACTTTCTGGCCACGACTGCCTCCCTGGCGCTGCCCATTGCGCTGAACGGGTTTGGCATCAATGCCCTGGCGCGCAATTCCGTGCTGGTGCGCTCACTACTAGGCACCAACGCCGCCGCTGCCGACCGTACGTTGGTTATTATCAACATCAACGGCGGTAACGACGGGCTCAACATGGTGATTCCGGTCGATCAGTATTCGACTTATACTTCGCTGCGGAGCAACATCGCCATCCCGCAAAGCAGTGTGCTGCCGCTGGCGGGCAACGATACCACTGGCCTCCACCCCGCCATGACCGGCCTGCGCGATCTGTATAACGACGGCAAGCTGACGATCCTGCACTCGGTGGGCTACCCTAACCCCGATCAGTCGCACCAGCGTTCGGCCGATATCTGGATGACGGGCGTTTCGAGCAACCAGTACGCCGAAACGGGCTGGGCCGGCCGTTACCTCGACGATCGCTTTCCGGGCTACCCCGACAATTACCCCAGCGCCACGATGGAAGACCCGCTGGCCCTACAAATCGGGTTTCTGACCAGCACTACCCTGCTCGGCCCTATCCAGTCGATGGGCGTGGCGATCAACGATCCTACCAGTTTTTACACGCTCGTTGGCAGCAGCACCAACGCCCCGCCCGACTACCTGCCTTGCTGCGACGCCGGTGACAAGATCGCCCACGTACGGCAGCAGCAAACGCTGGCGGTAGGCTACGCCGGCCAGATCAAGGCAGCCTTCGACGCGGGCACGACCCGAGCAACGTACCCAACGGCAGGGCAGAACACGCTGGCCGATCAGCTCAAGATTGTGGCCCGGCTTATTCACGGCGGCCTGAAAACAAAAATCTACTTTGTCTCGATCAGTGGATTCGATACCCACTCGGCGCAGGTTGACACGACCGACAACACCATCGGTGCACACGCGACCCTATTGGGCAAAGTATCGGCGGGTATCAAGGCCTTTCAGGATGATCTGGCCCTGCAAGGCATCGCCGACAAAGTCATTGGCATGACGTTCTCCGAGTTTGGGCGGCGGGCTAACTCCAACAACTCGAAAGGCACCGACCACGGCATGGCCGCGCCCATGTTTGTGTTTGGGCAAAGTGTGCAACACCCCACCATCGGGGTCAACCCCGACCTGAGCAACCTCATCGTAGGCAACGACGGCAGCCGCAACATCCCCTATCAGATCGATTTCCGCCGCGTTTACAGCGACATCCTGAACGACTGGTTTGGGGCGGGCATTGCCAAAACCAACACGCTGTTGTTCAAAACCTCGCCCTCGGTGCTCGACTTCCCCACGGTCTCGCTGTTTTCCAACCTGGTCGAAACGGTCAAGACCGGCAATTGGGCCGACCGCACGGTGTGGTCCGTGGGGCGAAAACCGTTACCGAGCGAATACGTACGGATCAACGCCGGCCATACCCTCACCGTCGATGCCCCGTTCACCGTGCGTAGCATCCGGCTAGATGGTACCATCCGGTACACGGGTCCATTCACGGTGCGCGTGACGGGATAA
- a CDS encoding DUF1800 domain-containing protein, giving the protein MPYLDRYTQPLTAKTAAHLLRRATFGPTPAELAAFTGQTATQAVQALIANVNYTPPPPVDLDDTASTAGQPFLQGTATPAGEYLPFVGANNFKYGYYIKYWWLNLMIQPGPANLLDKLTLFWQNHFVATREVANDYRFVWTYLKLLRDNALGNFRDLVTKVTKEPAMLRFLNGDQNEVGAGKANENYARELQELFTVGAVDAAGNPNYTEEDVRNAARVLTGWKYSNYYKEGATTFATTFTSSKHDSTNKTFSAKYANTVITGRTGTTAGDLELADLVTMLLNHPQTSRHICRKLYRWYVNDTVTPDIETNVIIPLAQLLVSNNYQIQPVIETLLTSQVFFDSANIGSLIKSPADFVIGMLRAYELPIAPITPVINFRKTMEYVYTKLRDLQLDLLDQPSVFGYDAYYQTGYTKLWSNTNTMAVRSDVSDRFSNSYTVYQTTVLNINPLARATALQPSFGDIPASTSQAPNTPPITCVQVLDSFLTNLLATDLIQVQKDFLIDTIMMQGIPRSSWEFEWNTYRRTVTYPANYTASAITNAKNAVNNRLKALQRALLRLAEYHIV; this is encoded by the coding sequence ATGCCTTACTTAGATCGCTACACGCAACCACTTACGGCCAAAACCGCGGCGCATCTCTTACGCCGCGCTACGTTTGGCCCAACGCCCGCCGAACTCGCCGCCTTTACGGGCCAAACCGCCACGCAGGCGGTTCAGGCGCTGATTGCCAACGTCAATTATACCCCGCCGCCCCCCGTCGACCTCGACGATACGGCCAGCACGGCCGGGCAACCCTTTTTGCAGGGTACCGCCACACCCGCGGGCGAATACCTGCCGTTTGTGGGGGCCAATAATTTCAAGTATGGCTATTACATCAAGTACTGGTGGTTGAATCTGATGATCCAGCCCGGCCCGGCCAATCTGCTCGACAAGCTGACGCTCTTCTGGCAAAACCACTTTGTGGCCACCCGAGAGGTCGCCAACGACTACCGCTTCGTCTGGACGTACCTGAAACTGCTCCGCGACAACGCGCTGGGCAACTTTCGCGATCTGGTGACGAAGGTGACCAAAGAACCCGCCATGCTCCGTTTTCTCAACGGCGATCAGAACGAGGTGGGAGCGGGCAAAGCCAACGAAAACTACGCCCGCGAGTTGCAGGAGCTGTTTACAGTTGGAGCTGTTGATGCCGCCGGTAACCCCAATTACACCGAGGAAGACGTGCGCAATGCCGCCCGCGTGCTGACGGGCTGGAAATACAGCAATTATTACAAAGAAGGCGCCACGACGTTTGCCACGACGTTTACCAGTAGCAAGCACGACAGCACCAACAAGACGTTTTCGGCCAAATATGCCAATACGGTCATCACCGGCCGGACGGGCACTACGGCCGGTGACCTCGAACTGGCCGACCTGGTAACGATGCTGCTTAACCACCCGCAGACGTCGCGCCACATCTGTCGGAAGCTCTATCGCTGGTACGTCAACGACACCGTAACGCCCGACATCGAAACGAACGTGATTATTCCGCTGGCGCAGTTACTGGTGAGTAACAATTACCAGATTCAGCCGGTTATCGAAACCCTCCTGACCAGTCAGGTCTTTTTCGACTCGGCCAACATCGGCTCCCTGATAAAATCGCCCGCCGATTTTGTGATCGGGATGCTGCGCGCCTACGAACTACCCATCGCCCCGATTACACCGGTCATTAATTTTCGGAAAACGATGGAGTACGTCTATACCAAACTCCGCGATCTGCAGCTCGATTTGCTCGATCAGCCCAGCGTGTTCGGCTACGATGCGTACTACCAGACTGGTTACACCAAGCTGTGGAGCAACACCAACACGATGGCCGTACGCAGCGATGTCAGCGACCGGTTTTCCAACAGCTATACGGTGTACCAGACGACGGTGCTAAACATTAATCCGCTAGCGCGCGCCACGGCCCTGCAACCCAGCTTTGGTGATATTCCGGCCAGCACGTCGCAGGCACCCAACACGCCACCCATCACCTGTGTGCAGGTGCTCGATAGCTTTCTGACCAACCTGCTGGCCACCGACCTCATTCAGGTGCAGAAAGACTTCCTCATCGACACGATCATGATGCAGGGCATTCCCCGGTCGAGCTGGGAGTTTGAATGGAACACCTACCGCCGCACCGTAACGTACCCGGCCAACTATACCGCTTCGGCCATCACCAACGCCAAAAACGCCGTCAACAACCGCCTCAAAGCCCTCCAACGAGCCCTGCTCCGATTAGCCGAGTATCACATCGTTTAA
- the dinB gene encoding DNA polymerase IV produces the protein MTDVSVRKIIHIDMDAFYASVEQRDNPALRGKPVAVGGSRERGVVAAASYEARVFGVRSAMPSSTARRKCPDLLFVKPRFDVYKAVSQQIRAIFAEYTPLIEPLSLDEAYLDVTENRPGLASATQIAREIKVKIREATGLTASAGVSYNKFLAKLASDHNKPDGLFVIKPEAGLAFVESLRVGQFHGIGPATAGKMNQLGIATGLDLRHQTEAFLVRHFGKMGHFYHAIAHAIDNRPVRPDRERKSVGSETTFATDLFEWDELTDGLSGPITDLWQDCVRLQTTGRTLTLKIKFADFQQITRSRSFGSPIASEAQLTYLTHELLRTQLPLPKGVRLLGVSLSNLESTDGTVDQREIGRQLVIGF, from the coding sequence ATGACGGACGTTTCGGTTCGCAAGATCATCCATATCGATATGGACGCTTTTTATGCGTCGGTCGAGCAGCGCGACAATCCGGCATTGCGGGGAAAACCGGTGGCGGTGGGTGGCTCGCGGGAGCGGGGCGTGGTGGCAGCGGCGAGCTACGAGGCCCGGGTTTTCGGCGTGCGATCGGCCATGCCGTCGAGCACGGCCCGGCGGAAGTGCCCCGATTTACTTTTTGTGAAGCCCCGATTCGACGTATACAAAGCCGTTTCTCAGCAGATACGGGCCATTTTTGCTGAATACACGCCCCTCATCGAACCGCTCTCGCTCGACGAAGCTTACCTCGACGTGACCGAGAACCGGCCGGGCCTTGCTTCCGCCACCCAGATTGCCCGGGAAATCAAAGTCAAAATTCGGGAAGCTACCGGCCTGACTGCCTCAGCCGGAGTATCGTACAACAAATTCCTGGCGAAACTCGCCTCCGATCACAACAAACCCGATGGCCTGTTTGTGATCAAGCCCGAAGCCGGGCTGGCGTTCGTCGAATCGTTGCGCGTGGGGCAATTTCACGGCATTGGGCCAGCCACAGCGGGCAAAATGAACCAGTTGGGTATTGCCACCGGCCTCGACCTGCGGCACCAAACTGAGGCCTTTCTGGTGCGGCATTTCGGCAAGATGGGCCACTTCTACCACGCCATTGCCCACGCTATCGACAACCGCCCCGTGCGACCCGACCGCGAGCGGAAATCGGTCGGCTCCGAGACAACCTTCGCCACTGACCTCTTCGAGTGGGACGAGCTCACCGACGGACTTAGCGGCCCCATTACCGACCTCTGGCAGGACTGTGTGCGCCTCCAAACAACCGGACGAACCCTGACGCTCAAGATCAAATTCGCCGATTTTCAGCAGATCACGCGCAGCCGCAGCTTTGGGTCACCCATCGCCAGCGAGGCGCAGCTAACGTACCTGACCCACGAGTTGCTACGTACCCAATTGCCCTTACCCAAGGGCGTCCGGTTACTGGGGGTGTCGCTGTCGAACCTCGAATCAACCGATGGCACCGTCGATCAGCGCGAGATTGGCCGGCAGTTGGTGATCGGCTTTTGA